Part of the Triticum aestivum cultivar Chinese Spring chromosome 4D, IWGSC CS RefSeq v2.1, whole genome shotgun sequence genome is shown below.
ATATATTTAGCAAGACAATTCTCAATACGCTGTAGCGTGCTATTAGCGACATTATAGCACGCTATTTTTTTCAGTGCTTGTGCTACCATCAATGCGccagggccgacgggtcggggaaCCCGCACACCCCGGCCACCGCCGAAACATCCACCGGCCCGCGGCTCAGGCACCCTGTCAATATCCCAACCGGACTGTCTCTGTTCTGCGTCACGGCCACCGGGGCGCCGGTGCGGCCGCCACCCGCGCTCGCGGTCACCACGCTCCACTGGACGCTTTCCTCGCTGGGCTCGTGCGGGCAGTCGTCGATCATTAGGCTCTTGATCTCGAACAGGTCCGAGCTCGACTCGctcccgccgtcgtcgtcgccgccgcccctgccgcaGCTGACTTTCACCGGAGCTGGAAGAGTGAAGCTTCCTCTCCTACAGCTCGCGCTCGTGTACTCGCCCTGCTTCTCTTCCCTCCCTACGGCTGCCACTCCTGATGCCCCGAGATTCAAATTTGGCGGGAGGCCAGCAACCACGCCACGGTGGCCGTCTCCGGTTAGCCCGAGGCCAGCCTTCTCCCTCCGCAGGTCTTTGTACCACTCGATATTGCTCGCCGTCGCCGATGCCGCCAGCTTGCTCGATCCGGCGGTCTGCGTCGCCACGGCGGCCGCGCCGTCTACGCGCACGGCCCGCTTCCCGGAGCACAGACGCAGGAGCACGCCGACCTGGAGGCAGCACTTCATGCAGCGGtatcgcgggcggcggc
Proteins encoded:
- the LOC123098768 gene encoding uncharacterized protein, which codes for MEHTRNGDLKVSYEQQELFGRRRNGTSPASVDLTREAVDSGPETARVPSPPKSTPSPQGTCADGELDVFSAERYFKGAMDGHHQEGPATPTRVEVVAAGARPAVPVSEPAWTRASSASAGSVGSAYSQTVLLRDARRRPRYRCMKCCLQVGVLLRLCSGKRAVRVDGAAAVATQTAGSSKLAASATASNIEWYKDLRREKAGLGLTGDGHRGVVAGLPPNLNLGASGVAAVGREEKQGEYTSASCRRGSFTLPAPVKVSCGRGGGDDDGGSESSSDLFEIKSLMIDDCPHEPSEESVQWSVVTASAGGGRTGAPVAVTQNRDSPVGILTGCLSRGPVDVSAVAGVCGFPDPSALAH